The following coding sequences lie in one Betaproteobacteria bacterium genomic window:
- the pyrF gene encoding orotidine-5'-phosphate decarboxylase, whose amino-acid sequence MRNNDHRRKPVIVVLDFPDAASAMRLVDQLDPALCRVKVGKELFTATGPAIIEELVKRRFDVFLDLKFHDIPNTVAGACRAAAKLGVWMLNVHASGGRAMLAAAREAIDSAAGHKPLLIGVTVLTSLSSTDLADIGICGIGGTAPDAKAQVLRLAQLCFDAGLDGVVCSAEEAPMLKSAFPLTKASTGNFLNVTPGIRLADDAKGDQQRVVSPVDAIKMGADYLVIGRSITHAKDPIARLNEINNQLMALDKAPEK is encoded by the coding sequence ATGCGTAACAATGATCACAGGAGAAAACCGGTCATTGTCGTGCTTGATTTTCCGGACGCGGCAAGTGCCATGCGCTTGGTCGATCAACTCGATCCCGCGTTGTGCCGCGTAAAGGTCGGCAAGGAACTCTTTACGGCGACCGGTCCTGCGATCATTGAAGAATTGGTCAAGCGCCGTTTCGATGTATTTCTCGATCTCAAATTCCACGACATTCCCAATACAGTTGCCGGTGCCTGCCGGGCGGCGGCAAAGTTGGGTGTGTGGATGCTCAATGTTCACGCCAGCGGCGGGCGGGCGATGCTGGCCGCCGCGCGGGAGGCCATTGATTCCGCGGCCGGGCATAAACCCCTGCTTATCGGTGTCACGGTACTGACGAGCCTGAGTTCGACGGACCTCGCCGATATCGGTATTTGCGGTATCGGCGGCACCGCGCCAGACGCCAAGGCTCAGGTATTGCGACTCGCACAGCTTTGCTTCGATGCCGGACTGGATGGCGTCGTTTGTTCTGCCGAGGAAGCCCCAATGCTGAAGTCGGCTTTTCCTTTGACGAAAGCGTCGACCGGGAATTTCCTGAATGTCACGCCGGGCATTCGTCTGGCGGACGATGCAAAAGGCGATCAGCAACGCGTGGTGTCGCCGGTGGATGCGATTAAAATGGGTGCTGACTATCTGGTTATCGGCCGCAGCATTACACACGCCAAGGATCCCATTGCCAGATTGAACGAGATTAATAACCAACTGATGGCGCTCGACAAGGCGCCCGAAAAATAA
- a CDS encoding UDP-glucose/GDP-mannose dehydrogenase family protein, with amino-acid sequence MKLTVVGTGYVGLVTGACLADVGNRVLCIDIDPKKIDTLKSGGIPIFEPGLKEIVANNVAAGRLKFSTDIAEGVAYGDIQMIAVGTPPGEDGSADLQYVVAAARNIGRHMTSPKIVIDKSTVPVGTADRVREAIAEELKARGVDIKFSVVSNPEFLKEGAAVEDFMRPDRIVIGADDAETIETMRKMYAPFQRSHDRLMVMDVRSAELTKYAANAMLATRISFMNELALLAERLGADIESVRKGIGSDPRIGYQFLYPGIGYGGSCFPKDVQAMQRTATAAGMNLMLLDAVERVNYAQKHVLTQKIVKRYGENLAGKTFALWGLAFKPNTDDMREAPSLVLIDDLTQRGAKIVAFDPVAMDEAKHLLAGNGNVRLAESANDALAGADALAIVTEWKNFRAPDFAAMKAALKTPVVFDGRNLYEPSSMRDLGFDYYPIGRAQAQGI; translated from the coding sequence ATGAAACTTACCGTTGTAGGAACCGGCTACGTCGGATTGGTGACAGGCGCATGTCTCGCGGATGTCGGCAATCGCGTGCTATGCATCGATATCGACCCGAAGAAGATTGACACGTTGAAATCCGGTGGCATTCCCATATTCGAGCCAGGTCTGAAGGAGATCGTCGCGAACAATGTCGCGGCCGGTCGTCTGAAGTTCTCGACTGATATCGCCGAAGGTGTCGCATACGGTGACATCCAGATGATCGCCGTCGGCACGCCGCCCGGCGAAGATGGTTCGGCCGATCTGCAATATGTGGTCGCGGCGGCGCGCAACATTGGCCGGCACATGACGAGCCCGAAGATCGTCATCGACAAGTCCACGGTCCCGGTTGGCACGGCAGATCGTGTTCGCGAGGCCATCGCGGAAGAATTGAAAGCACGCGGTGTCGATATCAAATTCTCGGTCGTCTCGAATCCGGAGTTTCTGAAGGAAGGTGCGGCGGTCGAAGATTTCATGCGTCCGGATCGCATCGTCATCGGCGCGGATGATGCGGAGACAATCGAGACCATGCGTAAAATGTATGCGCCTTTCCAGCGCAGCCATGATCGCCTGATGGTGATGGACGTACGTTCGGCGGAGTTGACCAAGTACGCCGCCAACGCGATGCTGGCGACCCGCATTTCGTTCATGAACGAACTTGCATTGCTGGCCGAACGATTGGGTGCGGACATCGAGTCGGTGCGCAAAGGCATTGGCTCCGACCCACGCATTGGCTATCAGTTTCTGTATCCGGGAATCGGCTATGGCGGCTCTTGTTTTCCCAAGGACGTCCAGGCCATGCAGCGTACGGCGACCGCCGCCGGCATGAATCTCATGTTGCTGGACGCGGTTGAGCGCGTGAACTATGCGCAGAAGCACGTACTGACGCAAAAAATCGTCAAGCGCTATGGCGAAAATCTTGCCGGCAAGACCTTCGCCCTGTGGGGCCTGGCATTCAAACCGAATACCGACGACATGCGCGAGGCGCCGAGCCTGGTGCTGATTGACGATCTCACGCAGCGCGGCGCGAAGATTGTCGCCTTCGATCCCGTCGCCATGGATGAAGCAAAACACCTCCTCGCGGGAAATGGAAACGTCCGATTGGCGGAGAGTGCCAACGACGCGCTTGCCGGCGCGGACGCGCTGGCCATCGTCACCGAGTGGAAGAATTTTCGTGCGCCCGATTTCGCTGCAATGAAAGCGGCACTCAAGACGCCGGTGGTTTTTGATGGTCGAAATCTTTACGAGCCGTCCAGCATGCGCGACCTTGGTTTCGACTACTACCCGATCGGTCGCGCGCAGGCGCAGGGCATTTGA
- the rfaE1 gene encoding D-glycero-beta-D-manno-heptose-7-phosphate kinase translates to MLKLPDCSNAHVLVVGDVMLDRYWFGDVSRISPEAPVPVVHVQRTEERPGGAANVARNIVSLGGKATLLSVVGDDEAGRSLAALLEKEHVVTLFHKDAQLPTTVKLRVIGRQQQLLRIDFETPPSREVLEDKLGDFESLVDGVDAVILSDYGKGGLTHVSKMIDAARRHRKRILVDPKGDDYSKYRGATLLTPNRGEFREYAGRWKNEVELAGKADKLRQELDIDALLVTRSEEGMTLFTAEGAAHEPTRAREVFDVSGAGDTVIATMGLMLAAGASMIDAMHIANLAAGIVVGKLGTATVSREEMLAELT, encoded by the coding sequence GTGCTAAAACTTCCGGACTGTTCCAACGCCCATGTCCTCGTCGTCGGTGACGTGATGCTGGACCGCTACTGGTTTGGCGATGTCTCACGCATTTCGCCGGAGGCGCCGGTGCCGGTGGTGCATGTTCAACGCACCGAAGAGCGTCCCGGCGGCGCGGCCAACGTTGCGCGCAATATCGTCTCACTTGGAGGCAAGGCAACACTTCTGTCAGTGGTCGGCGATGACGAGGCGGGACGCTCGCTGGCGGCGCTGCTGGAAAAAGAACACGTCGTCACGCTGTTTCACAAGGACGCACAATTGCCGACTACCGTGAAGCTGCGGGTAATCGGCCGCCAGCAGCAACTCTTGCGCATCGATTTCGAGACACCGCCTTCGCGCGAAGTACTCGAGGACAAGTTGGGCGATTTCGAGTCGCTGGTCGATGGCGTGGATGCGGTGATCCTGTCCGACTACGGCAAAGGCGGGCTCACCCACGTGTCGAAGATGATCGATGCCGCGAGACGCCATCGCAAACGCATCCTGGTCGACCCCAAGGGCGACGACTATTCCAAATATCGCGGCGCTACCTTGCTGACGCCCAACCGCGGCGAATTCCGCGAATATGCCGGGCGCTGGAAAAATGAAGTGGAGCTTGCCGGAAAGGCAGACAAGTTGCGACAAGAACTCGACATCGATGCATTGCTGGTCACGCGGTCGGAAGAAGGCATGACGCTTTTCACCGCGGAAGGTGCCGCACACGAACCCACCCGCGCGCGCGAAGTATTCGACGTTTCCGGCGCGGGCGATACGGTCATCGCGACGATGGGATTGATGCTGGCAGCAGGTGCATCGATGATCGACGCCATGCACATCGCCAATCTGGCGGCGGGAATTGTCGTCGGCAAGCTCGGTACGGCCACGGTGTCGCGCGAGGAAATGCTCGCCGAACTCACCTGA
- the rfaD gene encoding ADP-glyceromanno-heptose 6-epimerase: MTYIVTGAAGLIGSNLVKALNDRGITDIVAVDNLTKADKFKNLVDCEIAEYVDKNDFLQVVESGELGGDIDAILHQGACSDTMETDGRYMMENNYRYSLSLMEWCQEEAVPFLYASSASVYGGGTVFSETRECEAPLNVYGYSKFLFDQAVRPLLVNASAQIAGFRYFNVYGPRENHKGRMASVAYHFFNQYRASGKIKLFEGNDGYANGEQRRDFVSIEDVVKVNLHFLDHPELSGIFNLGTGRSQTFNDVAVASMNACRALEGKGALSLDELKAQGFIEYIPFPEALKGKYQSFTQADPARLRAAGYTEEFLTVEQGVSRYIPWLASVR; this comes from the coding sequence ATGACCTACATCGTGACCGGCGCTGCCGGGCTAATCGGCAGTAACCTGGTCAAGGCGCTGAATGATCGGGGCATTACCGATATCGTCGCCGTCGATAACCTGACCAAGGCCGACAAGTTCAAAAATCTCGTCGATTGCGAGATTGCCGAATACGTCGACAAGAACGATTTTCTCCAGGTCGTCGAATCGGGCGAACTTGGCGGCGACATCGACGCCATCCTGCATCAGGGCGCCTGCTCGGACACCATGGAAACAGATGGCCGCTACATGATGGAGAACAATTACCGCTATTCGTTGTCGCTGATGGAATGGTGCCAGGAGGAAGCAGTGCCTTTCCTCTATGCTTCGTCGGCGTCGGTGTACGGCGGCGGCACGGTGTTCTCGGAAACGCGCGAATGCGAAGCACCGCTGAACGTCTACGGCTATTCCAAGTTTCTGTTCGACCAGGCGGTGCGTCCGCTGTTGGTCAACGCCTCCGCGCAGATCGCCGGATTTCGCTATTTCAATGTGTATGGCCCGCGTGAAAATCACAAAGGCCGCATGGCCTCGGTTGCGTATCACTTCTTCAACCAATACCGCGCCAGCGGCAAAATCAAGCTGTTCGAGGGAAATGATGGTTATGCCAACGGTGAGCAGCGTCGCGATTTTGTATCGATAGAAGATGTTGTCAAGGTGAACTTGCATTTCCTTGATCATCCGGAACTCTCCGGAATTTTCAATCTGGGTACCGGTCGCAGCCAGACGTTCAATGATGTCGCGGTCGCAAGCATGAACGCCTGCCGCGCGCTCGAGGGCAAAGGTGCGCTTTCGCTGGATGAATTGAAGGCACAAGGTTTTATCGAGTACATCCCGTTTCCGGAGGCGCTCAAGGGAAAGTACCAGAGCTTCACCCAGGCCGATCCCGCCCGGCTGCGCGCCGCCGGCTACACGGAAGAATTCCTCACGGTGGAGCAGGGCGTGTCACGCTACATACCGTGGCTGGCTTCCGTCAGGTAG
- a CDS encoding diguanylate cyclase: MTRHFVAALLLTFHLWVCTASSPAIALDTFKPLSDLTHQSWSVDDGLPHSTVRSVAQTPDGYLWFATHEGAARFDGIAFTVFNQFNAPALRGSGVATLLVTKNGSLVLGLRDAGLVRYSQGKFEAIRPKGNLPTGTVNLLAEDGAGKLWAAIGSSGLAQISNGEARVFTVADGLPSNSVAAATATSDGGLWVGTDSGLAAFRDGRFVVNPTGTWLDSASIAAIVEDRDKRLWIATNGQGIAVRDGGHPHNIRRFGRTQGLATDALTRLLVDRNGGVWVGSLEGVYRLTGNAFERFATPDGFTNNNVRDIFEDSDGSIWIGTDGGVNRFRDARIATWGVRKGLTEEFSRAVLEDRTGRIWVATADGLFAVTATGVRRYGRAQGLINGAVLSLAEDPNGTLWVGTNGGGIHRLVGENIEPVSVKFGISVVPVRAILAASNGTLWVGTSNGLIKASWKSDVPVSHMQMDAGLPSEQVSALLEDKDGRIWVGTRGGLGIIERGESALVVKLPGMESSVLALNADMEGRIWVSTSGGLAYVQPGQAASDHRVRRLLSSEGVPEQTYFSALDDHLGQIWTCGNRGIIKISKSQLAELVAGKRQKLEPATYGRSEGMATAQCNGATQPAGWRARDGRLMFPTARGIAIADPAREAGIDLRAPPVHIKEVLVDTERAIPDAAGSINVPPGKHRVEISYVGLSLADPEKVRYRYQLKGFDPDWVDAGREAKAVYTNVGPGKYQFSVLAAREGGAWSEPGAMLTLEHLPRFHETTWFRLLFAVVFIMLVFVIYRGRIAQLNAQRRRLQRMVDERTQDLELEKQKLEATNSEKALLLVQVADAAQAYERLSKEDSLTGLGNRRELDRILAHEFERAVRNVRPLTVALADLDFFKKINDFYSHAVGDDVLREVANILKDGCRSIDMVGRYGGEEFVLVLPEADLDVARQICERLRAAIEGFDWASKNPGLKVTMSFGLATLTNESSYERLLALADARLYDAKAGGRNRVCV, encoded by the coding sequence TTGACGCGCCATTTTGTCGCCGCGCTTTTGCTGACATTTCATTTGTGGGTCTGCACGGCATCGAGCCCGGCCATTGCGCTCGATACCTTCAAACCGCTCAGTGACTTGACGCACCAATCCTGGTCGGTGGACGACGGCCTGCCGCACAGTACGGTGCGCAGCGTGGCGCAAACGCCAGATGGCTATTTATGGTTTGCCACGCATGAGGGCGCGGCGCGGTTCGACGGAATCGCCTTCACGGTCTTCAATCAGTTCAACGCGCCTGCCTTGCGGGGTAGCGGCGTGGCGACGCTTCTGGTGACCAAAAATGGCAGTCTGGTGCTGGGACTGCGCGACGCAGGCCTCGTCCGCTATTCGCAGGGCAAGTTTGAGGCGATTCGTCCGAAAGGAAACCTTCCTACGGGTACGGTCAATTTGCTGGCTGAGGATGGCGCGGGGAAGCTTTGGGCGGCGATTGGTTCAAGTGGCCTGGCACAAATAAGCAACGGCGAGGCGCGCGTTTTTACCGTCGCCGACGGACTGCCGTCAAATTCAGTTGCGGCGGCGACGGCTACATCCGACGGCGGGCTTTGGGTCGGTACAGATAGCGGACTCGCAGCATTTCGAGACGGCAGATTTGTTGTAAACCCCACCGGAACGTGGCTTGATTCGGCAAGCATTGCCGCGATTGTCGAAGATCGCGACAAGCGCTTGTGGATCGCGACCAACGGCCAGGGCATCGCCGTGCGTGACGGGGGACACCCGCACAACATCCGCCGCTTTGGACGTACGCAGGGATTGGCGACGGATGCCCTGACGCGTTTGCTGGTCGACCGTAATGGCGGCGTCTGGGTAGGCAGTCTTGAAGGTGTTTACCGGCTGACGGGAAATGCCTTTGAAAGATTCGCCACGCCCGACGGATTCACCAACAACAATGTGCGCGATATTTTCGAGGACAGCGATGGCAGTATCTGGATCGGTACGGACGGCGGCGTCAATCGCTTTCGCGACGCACGAATCGCAACGTGGGGCGTTCGCAAGGGCCTCACCGAAGAATTTTCGCGCGCCGTGCTCGAGGACCGAACCGGTCGGATCTGGGTGGCGACCGCGGACGGCTTGTTTGCCGTCACGGCTACGGGAGTGCGCCGATATGGCCGCGCGCAGGGGCTCATAAACGGTGCGGTGCTATCGCTGGCAGAGGATCCCAACGGGACGCTCTGGGTCGGCACCAATGGAGGGGGTATTCACCGTCTGGTGGGCGAGAATATCGAGCCGGTCTCGGTGAAATTCGGTATTTCAGTCGTGCCGGTGCGGGCGATTCTGGCGGCCAGCAACGGCACGCTGTGGGTGGGCACGAGTAACGGTCTCATCAAAGCATCCTGGAAAAGCGATGTGCCGGTCTCGCACATGCAGATGGACGCCGGGTTGCCCAGTGAACAAGTGAGTGCGTTGCTGGAAGACAAGGATGGTCGCATTTGGGTTGGCACACGTGGCGGCCTCGGCATCATTGAGCGCGGCGAATCGGCGCTCGTCGTCAAGTTGCCGGGCATGGAATCCTCGGTTCTCGCGCTCAATGCCGACATGGAGGGACGCATCTGGGTGAGTACCAGCGGCGGCCTTGCGTATGTGCAGCCCGGGCAGGCCGCATCCGATCATCGGGTGCGCCGCCTGTTGTCCAGCGAAGGCGTGCCGGAACAAACCTACTTCAGCGCACTCGACGACCATCTCGGCCAAATTTGGACTTGCGGAAATCGCGGCATCATCAAGATCTCGAAATCCCAATTGGCCGAGCTGGTCGCGGGAAAACGCCAGAAACTTGAGCCCGCGACCTATGGACGGTCAGAGGGCATGGCAACCGCGCAGTGCAATGGCGCCACGCAGCCGGCCGGCTGGCGTGCACGTGATGGCCGCTTGATGTTTCCCACCGCGCGTGGAATTGCGATTGCCGATCCGGCGCGCGAGGCCGGAATCGACCTGCGCGCGCCGCCGGTTCATATCAAGGAAGTCCTGGTTGATACCGAACGGGCGATTCCTGATGCAGCGGGGAGTATTAACGTGCCACCCGGCAAGCACCGGGTAGAAATTTCCTACGTGGGCCTGAGTCTTGCGGACCCGGAAAAAGTGCGCTATCGCTATCAGTTAAAAGGCTTCGATCCGGATTGGGTGGATGCGGGCCGTGAAGCAAAAGCCGTCTACACCAATGTTGGCCCGGGGAAATATCAGTTCAGTGTGCTGGCAGCCCGGGAAGGCGGCGCGTGGAGCGAACCGGGTGCAATGTTGACGCTGGAACATCTGCCGCGCTTTCATGAGACAACCTGGTTTCGCCTGCTCTTTGCAGTGGTATTCATCATGCTGGTATTCGTCATATATCGCGGGCGCATTGCACAATTGAATGCGCAACGCAGACGCTTGCAGCGCATGGTCGATGAGCGCACCCAGGATCTGGAATTGGAAAAGCAAAAGCTCGAAGCCACCAATAGTGAGAAAGCCCTCCTGCTGGTACAAGTCGCGGATGCAGCGCAAGCATATGAACGCCTGTCCAAGGAAGACAGCCTCACCGGACTTGGCAACCGCCGCGAACTGGATCGTATTCTTGCCCACGAGTTTGAACGTGCCGTGCGCAACGTCCGGCCTCTCACGGTAGCCCTGGCTGATCTCGATTTCTTCAAGAAAATTAATGACTTTTACTCGCATGCCGTCGGCGACGATGTGCTGCGCGAAGTGGCCAATATCCTGAAAGATGGATGCCGGAGTATCGACATGGTGGGCCGTTACGGCGGCGAGGAGTTCGTGCTGGTGTTGCCGGAGGCGGATCTCGATGTGGCGCGGCAAATTTGCGAACGCTTGCGGGCCGCCATTGAGGGCTTTGATTGGGCCAGCAAGAATCCCGGCCTGAAAGTCACCATGAGCTTTGGCCTGGCGACGCTCACGAATGAATCGAGCTACGAGCGGTTGCTGGCGCTGGCAGATGCGCGCCTCTATGACGCCAAGGCGGGCGGGCGCAATCGCGTTTGTGTGTAG
- a CDS encoding PEGA domain-containing protein: MSSETEAFSPLASVVFLGIPGFAHKPVPEQAKLRTQLDAAIASASVPLNEQDRIILDALDGAALVVLSDPRGALQAAQRAVASTSGGPFGVGVNHGPVTLSMGEGGESGLMGDGIDAAMRIAAFASAGGLVVSRSFRDVLAESAPDLAVQFQPAGTFTDAHVRAHELFSIDDAATRARARRRMGMVMLACVGILALGVGARFALQSLVESRQPAFLAFDIRPQGEIFIDGVTKGRAPAVTRVQVAAGPHTVEVRHGKFPPFVTEVNLNPGEQLQVKHSFIAPGAKKNRGILEGLKFWQ, translated from the coding sequence ATGAGTAGTGAAACCGAGGCCTTTAGTCCGCTTGCCAGCGTGGTATTCCTTGGGATTCCTGGGTTTGCGCACAAACCGGTCCCTGAACAAGCCAAACTCCGCACGCAACTGGATGCGGCGATTGCGTCCGCTTCCGTGCCGCTCAATGAGCAGGACCGAATCATCCTTGACGCGCTGGACGGTGCCGCCCTCGTTGTGCTGTCTGATCCGCGTGGCGCGCTGCAGGCCGCGCAACGTGCCGTTGCCTCCACTTCGGGTGGCCCGTTCGGGGTCGGTGTCAATCATGGTCCTGTAACGCTGTCGATGGGTGAGGGTGGCGAGTCGGGGTTGATGGGCGACGGCATCGACGCGGCCATGCGCATTGCCGCATTCGCGTCCGCGGGTGGTCTGGTGGTGTCGCGATCATTTCGCGATGTGCTGGCAGAAAGTGCGCCGGACCTCGCGGTGCAATTTCAGCCAGCGGGAACTTTTACTGACGCGCATGTCCGCGCGCATGAACTCTTTTCAATCGATGATGCGGCAACGCGCGCACGTGCTCGCCGGCGCATGGGAATGGTCATGCTCGCGTGTGTCGGAATACTGGCTCTCGGTGTCGGCGCGCGATTTGCGCTGCAGAGCCTGGTGGAATCCCGTCAGCCGGCATTTCTGGCATTCGACATTCGACCGCAGGGGGAGATCTTTATCGACGGTGTGACGAAAGGCCGGGCGCCCGCCGTAACGCGCGTGCAAGTCGCCGCCGGCCCGCACACGGTCGAGGTACGCCATGGGAAGTTTCCGCCGTTTGTGACCGAGGTGAACCTGAACCCGGGCGAGCAGTTGCAAGTGAAGCACTCTTTCATCGCCCCGGGGGCGAAGAAGAACCGCGGGATTCTGGAAGGGCTCAAGTTTTGGCAATAA
- a CDS encoding serine/threonine protein kinase, whose translation MAITRLELSHIGRYRVLEELGRGAMGVVHKADDPTLGRQVAVKAVLLSSDAAESAEYQARFYQEAKAAGGLNHPGIITIYDTGREGNWAYIAMELLEGVELRDLMAAGRMPLPLVLSLAAQVASALEFAHEQGVVHRDIKPGNIMVLRGDHAKIMDFGIARMRVSEVKTQVGLVLGSPKYMSPEQVAGRRVDHRSDVFSLGVVLFEMVAGMPPFSGNDIGDLMYTIVNTSPPRASQLNPAVPEFLDLIIAKALQKDVNARYQSAGELAADLVACQEALDDAPAPPREIGETTIPLDVAATVPRHAGVAKSATHRSRLPTERFRVADANENAPGNDATTVPWHADPAFNPPATLLLLSRRFDSAKALVRLAQPSVEDVTNLTTSSASNSRLAPRFRYTRSWGVVIMIITAIVGALVIALY comes from the coding sequence TTGGCAATAACCCGTCTGGAACTCAGTCATATCGGCCGATATCGCGTGCTCGAAGAACTGGGGCGCGGTGCGATGGGTGTCGTGCACAAAGCCGACGATCCCACACTTGGCCGTCAGGTGGCGGTGAAGGCGGTGCTGCTTTCGTCTGATGCCGCCGAATCCGCAGAATATCAGGCACGTTTTTATCAGGAAGCCAAGGCAGCCGGTGGGCTTAACCACCCGGGCATCATCACCATTTACGATACCGGGCGCGAAGGTAACTGGGCATACATTGCGATGGAGCTTCTGGAAGGCGTGGAACTGCGCGACCTGATGGCGGCGGGGCGCATGCCGCTGCCGCTGGTGTTGAGTCTCGCGGCGCAGGTCGCGAGTGCCCTTGAATTTGCGCACGAGCAAGGCGTGGTGCATCGCGATATCAAGCCCGGGAACATCATGGTATTGCGTGGTGACCACGCCAAGATCATGGATTTCGGTATTGCGCGGATGCGCGTCTCGGAGGTCAAGACGCAGGTGGGTCTGGTACTGGGCTCTCCAAAATACATGTCACCCGAACAAGTGGCCGGGCGCCGCGTCGATCATCGATCGGATGTTTTTTCGTTGGGTGTGGTGCTGTTCGAAATGGTGGCCGGCATGCCACCGTTTTCCGGAAATGACATCGGCGACCTGATGTACACAATTGTCAATACCTCGCCGCCGCGCGCCAGCCAGCTGAACCCTGCCGTGCCGGAATTCCTCGATCTCATCATCGCCAAGGCCTTGCAGAAAGATGTCAATGCGCGCTATCAGAGCGCGGGCGAATTGGCGGCCGATCTTGTCGCCTGCCAGGAGGCATTGGACGATGCCCCCGCGCCACCGCGGGAAATTGGTGAGACGACTATCCCGCTTGATGTCGCCGCGACCGTGCCGCGCCATGCCGGGGTCGCCAAGTCGGCGACGCATCGTTCAAGATTGCCGACGGAACGATTTCGAGTTGCCGATGCCAACGAAAATGCTCCTGGCAATGACGCGACTACGGTGCCGTGGCATGCGGACCCCGCATTCAATCCGCCCGCCACGCTATTGCTGCTTTCGCGCCGGTTCGATTCCGCGAAGGCGTTGGTGCGACTCGCGCAGCCATCGGTCGAGGACGTTACAAACCTGACAACAAGTTCAGCGTCGAATTCACGTCTCGCGCCACGGTTCAGGTACACGCGCAGCTGGGGGGTAGTTATCATGATCATCACGGCCATTGTTGGTGCGCTGGTCATTGCGTTGTACTGA
- a CDS encoding collagen-like protein: MKYSIAVAVALSALALSACDRPTVVVPSAPAVVAVPGPAGPQGAQGAPGASAEKGATGATGATGAEGVQGAEGAKGDKGRTGGDTIVVVPPPAPQR; encoded by the coding sequence ATGAAATATTCAATCGCCGTTGCAGTAGCATTGTCCGCGCTGGCATTAAGCGCATGTGACCGACCGACGGTTGTCGTACCGTCGGCCCCGGCTGTCGTGGCCGTTCCGGGTCCGGCGGGTCCGCAGGGCGCGCAGGGCGCGCCGGGTGCCTCGGCAGAAAAAGGTGCAACCGGCGCAACCGGAGCAACTGGTGCGGAAGGCGTTCAAGGTGCTGAAGGCGCCAAGGGCGACAAGGGTAGAACAGGTGGCGACACGATCGTTGTCGTTCCTCCACCGGCTCCCCAGCGTTAA
- a CDS encoding phosphatase PAP2 family protein, producing MPITIGLVFVVSAIGLFGYVAMAVVNGGPLTIADVHVARWLHARSSPPMTQAMLVVTHLHDTIPITIAVALGAVYLALKRNWYWLLCVGATVPIGMLLNVALSHTIQRARPIFDDPLLLMTTYSFPSGHVAGATLFYGVLAALLVSRTHNQQWRIAIVLAAGAMVGFVALTRLYLGVHYLSDILAAFAEGIAWLAICLTSIQAWWNAGSSSLTEKVGQ from the coding sequence GTGCCGATAACAATCGGGTTGGTCTTTGTGGTAAGTGCGATCGGGTTGTTCGGCTACGTCGCAATGGCGGTTGTAAACGGCGGGCCGTTGACGATTGCGGATGTGCACGTTGCCCGATGGCTTCACGCGCGATCTTCGCCGCCCATGACGCAAGCAATGCTGGTTGTTACGCACCTCCATGACACGATCCCCATCACAATTGCCGTCGCGCTCGGCGCGGTTTATCTGGCGCTAAAAAGAAACTGGTACTGGCTGTTGTGCGTGGGCGCGACGGTACCGATCGGCATGCTTCTGAATGTCGCCTTGTCACATACTATCCAGCGCGCCCGCCCGATCTTTGATGATCCGCTGCTGCTGATGACGACATATAGCTTCCCTAGTGGCCATGTGGCGGGCGCAACTTTGTTTTATGGGGTGTTGGCAGCACTGCTAGTCTCGCGGACACACAATCAACAATGGCGCATCGCGATTGTCCTTGCCGCTGGCGCGATGGTGGGGTTTGTCGCGCTGACACGCTTGTATCTTGGCGTTCATTACTTGAGCGACATACTGGCAGCGTTTGCAGAAGGAATCGCATGGCTCGCGATTTGCCTCACATCCATTCAGGCATGGTGGAATGCGGGCAGCAGTTCTCTTACCGAAAAAGTCGGGCAATAG